In Dromaius novaehollandiae isolate bDroNov1 chromosome 3, bDroNov1.hap1, whole genome shotgun sequence, the following are encoded in one genomic region:
- the CDC40 gene encoding pre-mRNA-processing factor 17, translating to MSAAIAALASYGGSDSEPDSEPEAEGGPGAAAAAVLPSRDAVLHLRAPPAAPPALPVDSAPEVAVKEDVETGVHLDPAIKEVQYNPTYDTMFAPEFGPENPFRTQQMAAPRNMLSGYAEPAHINDFMFEQQRRTFVTYGYALDPSIDNPEVATKYIGSVEEAEKNQGLTVFETGQKKIEKRKKFKENDASNIDGFLGPWAKYVDEKEVAKPSEEEQKELDEITAKRQKRGKLEDDKPGEEKTILHVKEMYDYQGRSYLHVPQDVGVNLRSTVPPEKCYLPKKQIHVWSGHTKGVSAVRLFPLSGHLLLSCSMDCKIKLWEVYGDRRCLRTFIGHSKAVRDISFNNAGTKFLSAAYDRYLKLWDTETGHCISRFTNKKVPYCVKFNPDEDKQNLFVAGMSDKKIVQWDIRSGEIVQEYDRHLGAVNTIVFVDENRRFVSTSDDKSLRVWEWDIPVDFKYIAEPSMHSMPAVTLSPNGKWLACQSMDNQILIFGAQNRFRLNKKKIFKGHMVAGYACQVDFSPDMSYVISGDADGKLNIWDWKTTKLYSRLKAHDKVCIGAVWHPHETSKVITCGWDGLIKLWD from the exons ATGTCGGCGGCGATCGCCGCGCTGGCCTCCTACGGCGGCTCAGACTCGGAGCCAGACTCGGAGCCGGAGGCCGAGGGGGGcccgggtgccgccgccgccgccgtcctgCCCAGCCGCGACGCGGTGCTGCACCtccgcgcgccccccgccgccccgcccgccctgcccgtcgACTCGGCCCCGGAAGTGGCCGTGAAG GAAGATGTGGAAACAGGAGTCCACCTTGATCCTGCTATCAAGGAAGTTCAATACAATCCCACTTATGATACCATGTTTGCCCCTGAG TTTGGACCAGAAAACCCATTTAGGACTCAGCAAATGGCTGCACCTAGAAATATGCTTTCTGGATATGCAGAACCAGCTCACATCAATGACTTCATGTTCGAACAACAAAGAAGAACATTTGTAACCTACG GTTATGCATTAGATCCCTCTATAGATAACCCTGAAGTTGCTACCAAATATATTGGTTCTGTagaagaagctgaaaaaaatcaag GTTTAACAGTGTTTGAAACGGgacagaagaaaatagaaaaaaggaagaaattcaaagAGAATGATGCATCTAACATTGATGGCTTCTTGGGACCATGGGCAAAATATGTTGATGAAAAAGAAGTAGCCAAACCCTCAGAA gaagaacagaaagagttGGATGAAATAACAGCTaagaggcagaagagaggaaaactaGAAGATGATAAacctggagaggagaagactaTATTACATG TCAAGGAAATGTATGACTATCAGGGGAGATCTTATCTTCATGTCCCTCAAGACGTTGGAGTTAATCTCCGTTCCACAGTGCCACCTGAGAAATGCTATCTTCCAAAGAAACAAATCCATGTATGGTCTGGACATACAAAG GGTGTCAGTGCAGTTAGACTGTTTCCTCTCTCTGGGCACCTACTGTTGTCTTGCTCGATGGATTGCAAAATTAAG ctaTGGGAGGTGTATGGCGATCGAAGATGTCTACGAACATTTATTG GACACAGTAAAGCTGTTCGAGACATCTCTTTTAATAATGCTGGCACTAAGTTTCTTAGTGCAGCATATGACCGCTACCTTAAACTCTGGGACACTGAAACAG GGCATTGTATTTCAAGATTCACAAACAAGAAGGTTCCTTACTGTGTCAAATTCAATCCTGATGAAGATAAACAAAATCTCTTTGTTGCAGGAATGTCAGATAAGAAAATTGTGCAG TGGGATATTCGGAGTGGTGAGATTGTGCAGGAATATGATAGGCATTTGGGAGCTGTCAACACCATTGTGTTTGTGGATGAAAATAGACGGTTTGTGAGTACATCTGATGACAAGAGTTTAAGAGTCTGGGAATG GGATATTCCTGTAGACTTCAAGTACATAGCTGAGCCAAGTATGCACTCGATGCCAGCTGTGACTTTGTCTCCAAATG GGAAATGGTTGGCTTGTCAGTCGATGGATAACCAAATTCTGATTTTTGGAGCTCAGAACAGATtcagattaaataaaaagaaaatcttcaaagGTCACATGGTAGCTGGCTATGCCTGTCAAGTGGATTTTTCACCTGACATGAG CTACGTGATATCTGGAGATGCAGATGGAAAACTTAATATCTGGGACTGGAAGACAACGAAACTCTACAGCAGGTTAAAAGCACATGATAAAGTCTGTATTGGTGCAGTCTGGCATCCACACGAAACGTCTAAAGTCATTACGTGCGGCTGGGATGGTCTTATTAAACTATGGGACTAA